A single Populus alba chromosome 7, ASM523922v2, whole genome shotgun sequence DNA region contains:
- the LOC118047899 gene encoding heat shock factor protein HSF24, with protein MAQRSAPAPFLTKTYQLVDDPSTDDVISWNETGTTFVVWKTADFAKDLLPNYFKHNNFSSFVRQLNTYGFRKIVPDKWEFANENFRKGQKELLAEIRRRKTAAPSPTTQTSPAGKSGGASSSSNSGEDLGSTSTSSPDSKNPGSVETAVTQVADLSIENEQLKKDNDVLSSELEQARKQCGELINFLTENVKVSPDQINRIIGCGGSTCNGEADAGDNQSDDDDDENTSDDTDHDDTDHDGDGGEGGGLKLFGVLLKCQNKKKRGRDEKMGLGGPRAKEIKICN; from the exons ATGGCGCAGAGGTCAGCTCCGGCGCCGTTTTTGACGAAGACCTACCAGCTGGTGGATGATCCAAGCACTGATGATGTGATATCATGGAATGAAACCGGCACAACCTTTGTTGTCTGGAAAACTGCTGATTTTGCCAAGGATTTGCTTCCTAATTATTTCAAACACAACAACTTCTCTAGCTTTGTTCGCCAGCTCAATACCTAT GGCTTTAGAAAAATCGTGCCAGACAAATGGGAATTCGCCAACGAGAATTTCCGGAAAGGACAGAAAGAGCTCCTCGCTGAGATCCGCCGCCGAAAGACAGCGGCTCCGTCTCCGACAACCCAAACCTCGCCTGCCGGAAAATCCGGAGGCGCATCCTCTTCGTCCAACTCCGGAGAGGACCTGGGGTCCACGTCAACGTCATCACCGGATTCGAAGAACCCGGGGTCGGTCGAAACTGCGGTGACACAAGTCGCCGACTTATCGATCGAGAACGAGCAGTTGAAGAAAGACAACGACGTCCTGAGCAGTGAACTCGAGCAAGCTAGGAAACAATGTGGGGAGCTGATTAATTTTTTGACGGAGAATGTTAAGGTGAGCCCTGATCAAATCAATCGCATCATTGGATGTGGTGGGTCCACTTGTAATGGTGAGGCCGATGCTGGCGATAATCaaagtgatgatgatgatgatgaaaatacGAGTGATGACACTGATCATGATGATACCGATCATGATGGTGACGGTGGGGAAGGGGGGGGCTTGAAATTGTTTGGGGTTTTGTTGAAGtgtcaaaacaagaaaaagagggGCCGTGATGAGAAAATGGGGCTTGGGGGGCCCCGTGCAAAGGAAATCAAGATCTGTAATTGA